The Akkermansia sp. N21116 genome includes a region encoding these proteins:
- a CDS encoding N-acetylmuramoyl-L-alanine amidase: MRRFLQICLVVLPLLAASCSPGSSSRRPPLVSFRPQDIPLVPRTVSQINREVRIDRDYMPTSTRARRYYSGSLSPRFITIHSTANPSGDACSHAKYLNKGKSGSLCWHFTVDQYHAVQHLPLNRRGHHADKGGPGDRYSIAIEMCEVRSHSKAKTYDRAAKLTASLMTQYNIPLRNVVPHYYWSGKACPGPLLDEKRPGYKWSWFISRVDYYYRCLNGGKQHVS, from the coding sequence ATGAGGCGTTTTCTGCAAATTTGCCTGGTTGTTCTGCCATTGCTGGCTGCTTCCTGTAGTCCGGGCTCATCGTCGCGGCGTCCTCCGCTTGTCAGTTTCCGACCTCAGGATATTCCTTTGGTTCCTCGTACGGTCTCCCAGATCAACAGGGAAGTGCGGATAGACAGGGACTACATGCCGACTTCTACGAGGGCTCGCAGATATTATTCCGGTTCGTTGAGCCCCCGCTTTATTACGATTCACAGTACGGCCAATCCTTCGGGAGATGCCTGTAGTCATGCCAAATATTTGAATAAGGGGAAATCGGGCAGTCTTTGCTGGCATTTTACTGTGGACCAGTACCATGCCGTCCAGCATTTGCCATTGAACCGGAGGGGGCACCATGCGGACAAGGGCGGGCCGGGAGACAGGTATTCCATCGCCATTGAGATGTGTGAGGTACGTTCTCACAGCAAGGCCAAGACTTATGACCGTGCTGCCAAATTGACGGCGAGCCTGATGACCCAGTACAATATTCCTCTCCGCAATGTTGTCCCGCACTACTACTGGAGTGGCAAAGCATGCCCAGGACCTCTGCTGGATGAGAAACGTCCCGGCTATAAATGGAGCTGGTTTATTTCCCGCGTGGATTATTACTACCGTTGTCTGAATGGCGGGAAGCAGCATGTATCCTGA
- the dinB gene encoding DNA polymerase IV, whose translation MDEPEEQRKIIHIDMDAFYASIEQRDFPEYRGKPIAVGREGARSVVSTASYEARKFGVRSAMPSMSAMRLCPHLIFVEGRMDVYKAVSRQIREIFYRYTDVVEPLSLDEAFLDVTLNKPGIELAVDIARRIKAEIAEELNLTASAGVSYNKFLAKIASDFRKPDGLFTIHPSRAQAFIDQLPIEMFWGVGKATASRMHALSITNGRDLRERDLDFLIRQFGKAGVLYYKCARGIDDRPVEAVRVRKSVGCEHTFPEDVTADAARHRELLQVARELTKRLERSMFRGNTLTIKVKFPDFTQRTRCMTVTDCLMGYEDILPLAHQLLDGLETGTRPFRLLGLSVSNPVDDRNGEDWEQLWLDFGEY comes from the coding sequence ATGGACGAGCCTGAAGAACAGAGAAAGATTATTCACATCGATATGGATGCCTTTTATGCGTCGATCGAGCAGAGGGATTTTCCCGAGTATCGGGGGAAGCCTATTGCCGTGGGACGCGAAGGCGCGCGTAGCGTTGTGTCGACGGCGAGTTATGAGGCACGAAAGTTCGGAGTACGATCGGCTATGCCGTCGATGAGTGCGATGAGACTGTGCCCGCATTTGATTTTTGTCGAAGGCCGGATGGATGTTTATAAGGCGGTTTCCCGACAGATTCGCGAGATTTTCTACCGCTATACGGATGTGGTGGAGCCTTTGTCGCTGGATGAAGCGTTTCTGGATGTGACGCTCAACAAGCCGGGGATTGAGCTTGCTGTGGATATTGCCCGCCGGATCAAGGCGGAGATTGCCGAAGAGTTGAATCTGACCGCTTCCGCCGGAGTATCGTACAATAAGTTCCTGGCGAAGATTGCTTCTGATTTCAGGAAACCTGACGGTTTGTTCACGATTCATCCATCACGTGCCCAGGCTTTTATTGACCAGTTGCCGATTGAGATGTTTTGGGGGGTGGGGAAGGCGACGGCATCGCGGATGCATGCGTTGTCGATTACGAATGGACGGGATTTAAGGGAACGGGATCTCGATTTCCTGATTCGTCAATTCGGCAAGGCCGGGGTGCTGTATTACAAATGTGCCCGGGGGATTGATGATCGTCCGGTGGAGGCGGTTCGCGTGCGGAAGTCTGTCGGTTGTGAACATACGTTTCCAGAGGATGTGACGGCGGATGCTGCCCGTCACAGGGAGTTGCTTCAGGTGGCCCGGGAATTGACCAAGAGGCTGGAGCGTTCGATGTTTCGCGGCAATACTCTGACGATCAAGGTGAAGTTCCCGGATTTTACGCAGCGGACTCGTTGTATGACGGTGACGGATTGCCTGATGGGGTATGAAGATATTCTTCCTTTGGCACATCAACTGCTGGACGGCCTGGAGACGGGAACTCGTCCGTTCCGTTTGCTCGGGTTATCGGTTTCCAATCCTGTGGATGATAGGAACGGGGAGGATTGGGAGCAACTTTGGCTGGACTTCGGGGAGTATTGA
- a CDS encoding alpha/beta fold hydrolase yields the protein MKWDQRKWCSRLKKTGLALVRIYFLLFAILILFQGYVVFPGQWMVFPSLRHSFLEKYLEPCSRTFHVNGETLEGWVKHVPGTPLIVFLGGNGEDVAWHVPFLDGMGCSFLTVNYRGFGNSSGSPSEQALIDDAIVLIDQVCGKMDIPSGEVVLVGQSIGSGVAVAVASKRPPGKLVLQVPFDSLEAVAKEKLPVYPVSWILRSPFRSDLLAPAITCPVAVFAALEDEVIPVHHARRIASLFPQLICYREFDGVHHMELEDAYGFERAFRNFCLGDGKG from the coding sequence ATGAAATGGGATCAACGGAAATGGTGTTCCAGACTGAAGAAAACGGGGCTGGCTCTGGTTCGCATCTATTTCTTGTTGTTTGCCATTTTGATTCTATTTCAGGGATATGTCGTTTTTCCCGGTCAATGGATGGTGTTTCCATCCCTTCGGCATAGTTTTTTGGAAAAATATCTGGAGCCATGTTCCCGTACGTTCCATGTGAACGGGGAAACGCTGGAAGGATGGGTTAAACACGTTCCCGGGACTCCTCTCATTGTTTTTTTAGGAGGCAACGGAGAAGATGTCGCCTGGCATGTTCCATTTCTCGACGGGATGGGATGTTCCTTTCTGACTGTCAATTACCGGGGATTCGGCAACAGTTCGGGTTCGCCTTCGGAACAGGCTCTTATTGATGATGCCATTGTTCTGATTGATCAGGTTTGTGGGAAAATGGACATTCCTTCCGGCGAGGTTGTCCTTGTCGGGCAAAGTATCGGATCGGGGGTAGCGGTTGCCGTTGCTTCCAAGCGTCCTCCTGGCAAGCTGGTTCTGCAGGTTCCGTTTGACAGTCTGGAAGCCGTTGCCAAGGAAAAATTGCCCGTGTATCCTGTTTCGTGGATATTGAGATCTCCGTTCAGGTCTGACTTGCTGGCTCCTGCCATCACTTGTCCCGTTGCTGTTTTCGCCGCACTGGAAGATGAGGTGATACCTGTGCATCATGCTCGGCGTATTGCTTCTCTTTTCCCCCAGCTTATCTGTTACCGCGAATTTGACGGCGTTCATCACATGGAGCTGGAAGACGCGTATGGTTTTGAACGGGCTTTCCGGAATTTTTGTCTGGGTGACGGAAAGGGATAG
- a CDS encoding PA14 domain-containing protein, with product MKKIFFLILGLCMSIPASASWYQDHVEDGADIIMVDLLYPYWPESTYFACWNLNMYPKGGYFYAGVAANVGDNTNLETYRPSTVWSFWPDKAYENRQVRNTYMNPVVYARQYVGEGASGSAGGRDVPWIKTKQWYTMFIRTWGANEQNKEAYVGSWMKDQTNNEWHHLATFRIPYAATGFRGNGGFLEDFGHAGRKHRELWHGKGFYRLNGEWKKLDTVSVDVHKDDGMKYQAWTVNFKDDNTVLTMSYTENRKFPYNLEQGRKHDFQLKQPAAPVPDPILAKAESRTADGQLIVDWTLEAQSSPQLGYKIDVYDNPEFRGKPLASVQEQLPQVRTKSIPLTAGGKGYARLTITDIFDQTKTIDLPQPGTGKTIQSVSANKQVTDGLEYKYVESPDGWDSLQAIDFSQPLRSGVSRGFDTALRGNRDGKFAFTYEGFLNVPETGAYTFVLKSCDGSRLELGGQNVIDNDGIHSASEKRTSVFLQRGLVPIKLTYFKKNNDPEFAIAWLGWEYDNKPLEEIPLKNLVREKRSDIPDAKLEISGNAQEKILKTSISSGKVNKIEYFNGNKLVSSTDKPPFLASMTLFDGNNDLWARVYYNGSHTVDTPHVNLKSSSVLDPSWSVKTFGETGLPHAVNGKNGIFQFVGEGEYLVNRSVKGDFVLTGRIISSSDKSLDTGNDCWVGIMAKKDNGGNDYDKEIAIFRTVGDGVRCSADFSDYGTSRKSSFRLDDKHTWLRITRRGNEFSCFSSADGKTWEMAMQRIIPMPETILAGITFRTIPGKGKGVFTATMGDITLKQGQMQEPKMVLPSASGSIIGYSILKPDLAVLRTRRGAELLQKNGDTYTRHSIRLPQGTSFVRSIALAGDNLIMAAASSQGGGLFRSTDMGKTWQKVCSEFKVNPSIPSAIAGEIISVHPKNAQEIMAGSDRAGVFFSSDGGVTWENRGLKGEAISNVAYHPDIPERVGLLTADPGTNRGKAFMSRNNGKKWDSLIEVPGTGFLKLLYDTRSDALLYLFSTNGLYTTFNMAHTINRVLQVLPSNQPTLAADRRRDDVTLLLAVPLDGNGVYWSNQNAMRWKKQADQQNWGRAFELKIDKDNFSHITLYAEKGIHESTDEGKTWKRVFPQ from the coding sequence ATGAAAAAAATATTCTTCCTCATCCTTGGCCTTTGCATGTCTATCCCGGCGTCTGCCTCCTGGTATCAGGATCACGTCGAAGACGGGGCCGACATCATCATGGTTGATTTGTTATACCCCTACTGGCCGGAATCCACCTATTTTGCCTGCTGGAATCTCAATATGTATCCCAAGGGAGGGTATTTCTACGCCGGCGTCGCCGCCAACGTCGGAGACAACACCAATCTGGAAACCTACCGTCCCAGTACCGTCTGGTCCTTCTGGCCGGACAAAGCCTACGAAAACCGCCAGGTACGCAACACCTACATGAATCCCGTCGTCTATGCCCGCCAGTACGTCGGAGAAGGAGCCTCCGGAAGTGCCGGAGGACGCGATGTCCCATGGATCAAGACCAAGCAGTGGTACACGATGTTCATCCGCACATGGGGAGCCAATGAACAAAACAAGGAAGCCTATGTGGGCTCCTGGATGAAGGACCAGACCAACAATGAATGGCACCATCTCGCAACCTTCCGCATCCCCTATGCCGCCACCGGATTCAGAGGAAACGGAGGATTCCTGGAGGACTTCGGACACGCCGGCCGCAAGCACCGCGAACTGTGGCACGGCAAAGGCTTCTATCGCCTCAATGGAGAATGGAAGAAACTGGACACCGTCTCCGTCGACGTTCACAAGGACGACGGAATGAAGTACCAGGCCTGGACGGTCAACTTCAAGGATGATAACACCGTCCTCACCATGTCCTATACGGAAAACCGCAAATTCCCCTATAATCTCGAACAGGGCCGCAAACATGATTTCCAGTTGAAACAACCCGCAGCACCGGTTCCCGACCCCATTCTCGCCAAAGCGGAGTCCCGTACGGCAGACGGCCAGCTCATTGTCGATTGGACGCTGGAAGCTCAATCCTCCCCTCAGCTCGGCTATAAAATCGATGTATACGACAACCCGGAGTTCCGGGGAAAACCACTGGCATCCGTTCAGGAACAGCTCCCTCAAGTCCGTACCAAATCCATCCCCTTGACTGCGGGAGGAAAAGGCTATGCCCGCCTAACCATCACGGACATCTTTGACCAGACCAAAACCATCGACCTGCCACAGCCCGGCACCGGGAAAACCATCCAGTCCGTCTCAGCCAACAAGCAAGTAACCGACGGGCTGGAATACAAATACGTAGAAAGCCCGGACGGCTGGGATTCTCTCCAAGCCATCGACTTCTCCCAACCATTGCGTTCCGGTGTGTCCCGGGGATTCGATACGGCCCTGAGAGGTAATCGCGATGGTAAATTCGCCTTCACCTACGAAGGCTTTCTCAATGTCCCTGAAACGGGGGCCTACACCTTTGTCCTGAAATCCTGCGACGGTAGCCGCCTGGAACTGGGTGGTCAAAATGTCATCGACAACGACGGTATCCACAGTGCTTCGGAAAAGCGCACTTCCGTCTTCCTGCAGAGGGGACTCGTTCCCATCAAACTCACCTACTTCAAAAAGAACAACGATCCCGAATTCGCCATTGCCTGGCTGGGATGGGAATACGACAACAAACCTTTGGAAGAAATCCCTCTCAAAAACCTCGTCCGGGAAAAGCGTTCCGACATCCCCGACGCCAAACTGGAAATCTCCGGCAACGCCCAGGAAAAGATACTCAAGACATCTATCTCCAGCGGCAAGGTCAACAAAATTGAATACTTCAACGGCAACAAGCTCGTCTCCTCCACGGACAAGCCTCCATTCCTGGCATCCATGACCCTTTTTGACGGCAACAACGATCTTTGGGCCCGTGTCTACTACAACGGTTCCCATACGGTCGACACTCCTCACGTCAACCTGAAATCCTCCAGCGTTCTGGATCCATCATGGTCAGTCAAGACATTCGGAGAAACCGGCCTTCCCCACGCAGTCAACGGCAAAAACGGAATCTTCCAGTTTGTAGGCGAGGGAGAATACCTGGTCAACCGATCCGTCAAAGGGGACTTTGTCCTGACCGGACGAATCATCTCATCCAGTGACAAATCGCTCGATACCGGCAATGACTGCTGGGTCGGCATCATGGCTAAAAAGGACAATGGGGGCAATGACTACGACAAGGAAATAGCCATCTTCCGCACCGTAGGAGACGGAGTGCGTTGCAGCGCCGATTTCAGCGACTACGGCACGAGCCGCAAGTCGTCCTTCCGTCTTGACGATAAGCATACCTGGCTTCGGATCACACGCCGGGGCAACGAATTTTCCTGCTTCTCATCCGCTGACGGCAAAACGTGGGAAATGGCCATGCAGCGCATCATCCCCATGCCGGAAACAATCCTGGCGGGTATCACCTTCCGCACCATCCCCGGCAAGGGCAAAGGCGTCTTTACGGCTACCATGGGCGACATCACTCTGAAGCAAGGGCAGATGCAAGAACCCAAAATGGTTCTTCCCTCAGCTTCCGGTTCCATTATCGGCTACTCCATCCTGAAGCCCGATCTTGCCGTCCTCCGTACCCGCCGGGGAGCCGAACTGCTGCAAAAGAATGGTGACACCTATACCCGGCATTCCATACGCCTGCCTCAGGGGACCTCCTTCGTTCGTTCTATTGCCCTGGCCGGCGACAACTTGATCATGGCAGCGGCCTCCAGTCAAGGAGGAGGCCTCTTCCGCAGTACCGACATGGGCAAAACATGGCAGAAAGTCTGCTCTGAATTCAAAGTCAATCCTTCCATTCCTTCGGCTATCGCCGGAGAAATCATCTCCGTCCATCCGAAAAACGCCCAGGAAATCATGGCCGGTTCCGACCGAGCCGGGGTCTTTTTCTCATCCGATGGAGGGGTTACCTGGGAAAACCGTGGCTTGAAGGGCGAAGCCATTTCCAATGTAGCCTATCACCCCGATATCCCGGAACGGGTCGGCCTCCTGACTGCGGATCCGGGGACCAATCGCGGCAAAGCTTTCATGTCCCGCAACAATGGCAAAAAATGGGACTCTCTCATCGAAGTCCCCGGCACAGGTTTCCTGAAACTGCTCTACGACACGCGTTCCGATGCCCTGCTCTACTTGTTCTCCACAAACGGGCTTTACACGACATTCAACATGGCACATACCATCAACCGCGTCCTGCAGGTACTGCCCTCCAACCAGCCCACCCTGGCTGCAGACCGCCGACGCGACGATGTCACGCTCCTGCTCGCTGTACCTTTAGACGGCAACGGCGTTTACTGGAGCAACCAAAATGCCATGCGTTGGAAAAAACAAGCGGACCAGCAGAACTGGGGCCGGGCCTTTGAATTGAAGATTGACAAGGACAACTTCTCACATATTACCCTTTATGCCGAAAAAGGTATCCACGAATCCACGGATGAGGGTAAAACATGGAAAAGAGTCTTTCCTCAATAA
- the floA gene encoding flotillin-like protein FloA (flotillin-like protein involved in membrane lipid rafts) translates to MPLAEIPGALFAIVILVVIVFVLITGAIIAKFFKTWLRARLAKAPVSMANMLGMWLRKVPYPLVVDSRITAGKAGLPISTDQLEAHYLAGGDIINCVLALIAAEKAGIPLTFDRACAIDLAVKGTEKTVLEAVRTSINPRVIDCPNPASGQTRLTAVARDGIAVAVRARVTVRTNLDLFVGGATEETVVARVGEGIVSAVGSASSYKDVLEKPENISQKVMDKGVDASTAFEVISIDIADVDVAGNVGARLQAEQAEADKQIAQAKAEVRRAAAVATEQEMSARTQEMRAKVVEAEAEIPMAMAEAFRNGNLGVLDYARYQNVIADTKMRDAIAAPSSPAPGTK, encoded by the coding sequence ATGCCATTAGCAGAAATTCCTGGAGCATTGTTCGCCATCGTTATCCTGGTCGTTATCGTCTTCGTCCTGATCACGGGTGCCATTATTGCCAAATTTTTTAAGACATGGCTGCGTGCTCGCCTTGCCAAAGCCCCCGTATCCATGGCCAACATGCTGGGTATGTGGCTCAGGAAAGTGCCCTATCCCCTCGTTGTCGATTCCCGGATTACTGCCGGCAAGGCAGGACTGCCCATCTCCACCGACCAGTTGGAAGCCCACTACCTGGCCGGCGGCGACATCATTAATTGCGTACTCGCCCTCATCGCCGCTGAAAAAGCCGGCATTCCCCTCACCTTTGACCGGGCATGCGCGATCGACCTCGCCGTCAAAGGAACGGAAAAAACTGTTCTTGAAGCCGTCCGAACCTCCATCAACCCCCGCGTCATCGACTGTCCGAACCCTGCTTCCGGTCAAACCCGCCTGACGGCTGTCGCACGTGACGGTATCGCCGTAGCTGTTCGCGCCCGAGTTACCGTCCGTACCAACCTTGACCTCTTCGTCGGCGGCGCCACGGAAGAAACCGTTGTCGCCCGTGTCGGAGAAGGCATCGTCTCTGCCGTCGGCTCCGCATCCTCCTACAAGGACGTCCTCGAAAAACCGGAAAACATCTCTCAGAAAGTCATGGATAAAGGCGTTGACGCCTCCACGGCTTTCGAAGTCATCTCCATCGACATCGCCGATGTAGACGTCGCCGGAAACGTCGGTGCCCGCCTTCAGGCGGAACAGGCCGAAGCCGACAAGCAAATTGCCCAGGCCAAAGCCGAAGTACGGCGCGCTGCCGCCGTCGCCACCGAGCAGGAAATGTCGGCCCGTACCCAGGAAATGCGGGCCAAAGTCGTCGAGGCGGAAGCTGAAATCCCCATGGCCATGGCAGAAGCCTTCCGCAATGGCAACCTCGGCGTCCTCGACTATGCCCGTTACCAGAATGTCATTGCGGATACGAAAATGAGGGATGCCATCGCCGCCCCCTCATCCCCCGCACCCGGCACCAAGTAA
- the queA gene encoding tRNA preQ1(34) S-adenosylmethionine ribosyltransferase-isomerase QueA: MLTTDFDYNLPEELIADRPLPDRASSRMMVIHRDSGVIEHRHFSDLPDYVQEGDHFILNDTRVVPARFFSNDGSIELVRAGALSPTLWKCMVRPGRKMKIGKTVQIGEAMGTVEDIDAEGYRIIRFDAEVDEEQYGRLALPHYMNRESDPEDKERYQTVYAAHNGAIAAPTAGLHFTPELLASIPHSFVTLHVGVGTFRPVKVDRIEEHEMHTEHFVMPQETADAVSAAKRVIAVGTTSVRVLEHLANTQGLPLKGTEGSTNIFIYPSYEYKVVDALITNFHLPQSTLIMLVSAFAGRELVLRAYEEAIRERYRFYSYGDCMLIL, from the coding sequence GTGCTTACGACTGATTTTGATTACAACCTTCCCGAGGAACTCATTGCCGATCGTCCTCTGCCGGATCGTGCCTCATCCCGCATGATGGTGATCCATCGTGATAGTGGGGTAATTGAGCACCGTCATTTTTCCGATCTCCCGGATTATGTGCAGGAAGGGGATCACTTTATTCTGAACGACACGCGTGTGGTCCCAGCCCGGTTTTTCTCGAATGACGGCTCTATTGAGCTGGTGCGGGCAGGCGCTTTGTCTCCGACGCTATGGAAGTGCATGGTGCGCCCGGGGCGCAAGATGAAAATCGGCAAGACGGTGCAGATCGGCGAGGCTATGGGTACAGTGGAGGATATTGACGCAGAGGGTTACCGCATCATCCGGTTTGATGCCGAAGTGGATGAGGAACAATACGGACGTCTGGCTCTGCCTCATTACATGAACCGCGAGAGCGACCCCGAGGACAAGGAACGTTATCAGACGGTGTATGCAGCTCATAACGGTGCCATTGCTGCCCCGACAGCTGGTCTTCATTTTACGCCGGAGTTGCTGGCTTCCATACCTCATAGTTTCGTGACTCTCCATGTCGGCGTTGGAACGTTTCGCCCGGTAAAGGTGGATCGTATTGAGGAGCACGAGATGCACACGGAGCATTTTGTCATGCCGCAGGAAACCGCCGATGCCGTATCCGCTGCCAAACGCGTGATTGCCGTCGGGACGACATCCGTCCGTGTACTGGAACACTTGGCTAATACTCAGGGGCTTCCTTTGAAGGGGACGGAAGGTTCTACCAACATTTTCATTTACCCCTCGTACGAGTACAAGGTGGTCGATGCCCTGATTACCAATTTCCACTTGCCGCAGAGTACGTTGATTATGTTGGTGAGTGCATTTGCCGGGCGAGAACTCGTGTTGCGTGCCTATGAAGAGGCCATCCGGGAACGTTACCGTTTTTATTCCTATGGGGATTGCATGTTAATTCTCTAG
- a CDS encoding alpha/beta fold hydrolase, which yields MEKILHSYYHTFSVNGETLEGWSREVPGTPLIVYYGGNAEDVLYRTEELVTWGCSFLAVNYRGFGRSTGSPSQKDVVDDAVVLLDLAVSGRGKSWDDVVLLGQSIGSGVAVQVASQRPVSKMVLLVPFDSLESVAKEMIPWLPVSWLLDSPFRSDELAPGITCPVAIYAAEEDRVIPVHHARNLARLFPNLTNYRELPGISHMGLLGNPRFSKILRQECCEKSATKRT from the coding sequence ATGGAAAAAATATTGCACTCTTATTACCATACTTTTTCCGTCAATGGAGAAACTCTGGAAGGTTGGTCGAGAGAGGTGCCAGGGACTCCCTTGATCGTATATTATGGAGGCAATGCCGAGGATGTTCTGTACAGAACGGAGGAACTGGTGACTTGGGGGTGTTCTTTCCTGGCAGTCAATTACCGTGGATTCGGGAGAAGTACGGGTTCTCCTTCACAAAAGGACGTTGTGGATGATGCCGTGGTCTTGCTTGACCTTGCCGTATCCGGGAGGGGAAAATCATGGGACGATGTTGTTCTTCTGGGGCAGAGCATTGGATCGGGGGTTGCCGTCCAGGTTGCTTCACAGCGTCCTGTGAGCAAGATGGTACTTTTGGTCCCGTTTGACAGTTTGGAGTCGGTAGCAAAGGAGATGATTCCCTGGCTCCCGGTGTCTTGGCTTTTGGATTCTCCGTTTCGTTCCGATGAGCTGGCTCCCGGCATCACATGTCCCGTGGCGATTTATGCGGCAGAAGAAGACCGGGTGATCCCCGTACATCATGCGAGAAATTTGGCTCGTCTTTTTCCCAATCTGACGAATTACCGGGAGTTGCCCGGGATTTCTCATATGGGACTGTTGGGGAATCCGCGATTTTCGAAAATTCTCCGTCAAGAATGTTGTGAGAAGTCGGCCACGAAAAGAACTTGA